One Thermococcus eurythermalis DNA segment encodes these proteins:
- a CDS encoding 50S ribosomal protein L44e, with amino-acid sequence MKYPKQIRTYCPFCKKHTIHKVEKVKKRPRSELSQGQRRFRRILKGYRGFPRPNPAGREKPVKKLDLRFRCTVCGKAHTRGKGFRVKKFELVEV; translated from the coding sequence ATGAAGTACCCGAAGCAGATAAGAACCTACTGTCCGTTTTGTAAGAAGCACACCATCCACAAGGTAGAGAAGGTCAAGAAGAGGCCAAGGAGCGAGCTCAGCCAGGGTCAGAGGCGCTTCCGCAGAATCCTCAAGGGTTACCGCGGTTTCCCGAGGCCGAACCCGGCCGGAAGGGAGAAGCCGGTCAAGAAGCTCGACCTCCGCTTCCGCTGCACCGTCTGCGGCAAGGCCCACACCAGAGGAAAGGGCTTCCGTGTTAAGAAGTTCGAGCTCGTGGAGGTGTGA
- a CDS encoding lysine exporter LysO family protein, which translates to MRFLYPVLTSLVAGILVGHFFAPDFGNAYELMLYVLIFLIGIDIGLNFKAEELRKVGRKALILPIVALTGSVLGGLLASLLLGINPRWGLAIGAGCGWYSLTGPLIAQYSAVYGAVGFLANLMREILTILFYPVVIKKVDPEKAVVMGGATTMDTTLPLITKFGGREVALVAFVHGFILTAVVPFAVSLVLSL; encoded by the coding sequence ATGAGGTTTCTCTACCCGGTTCTCACGTCCCTCGTGGCAGGAATACTAGTTGGACACTTTTTCGCCCCGGACTTCGGGAACGCCTACGAACTGATGCTCTACGTCCTGATATTCCTAATCGGCATAGACATCGGGCTGAACTTCAAAGCTGAAGAGCTCAGGAAGGTCGGGCGTAAGGCCCTCATCTTACCCATTGTCGCCCTAACTGGCTCAGTACTTGGGGGCCTTCTGGCATCTCTACTCCTTGGGATAAACCCCCGCTGGGGGCTGGCAATAGGGGCCGGGTGCGGCTGGTACTCGCTGACGGGCCCGCTGATAGCCCAGTACTCGGCGGTCTACGGTGCAGTCGGCTTTCTTGCCAACCTGATGAGGGAAATCCTGACGATTCTGTTCTATCCGGTCGTCATAAAGAAGGTCGACCCAGAAAAGGCCGTTGTAATGGGTGGTGCAACGACAATGGACACGACCCTGCCGCTAATAACGAAATTCGGGGGAAGGGAGGTGGCATTGGTTGCCTTCGTCCACGGTTTCATTCTAACCGCAGTTGTCCCCTTTGCCGTCTCCCTGGTGCTCAGCCTTTAG
- a CDS encoding pyridoxal phosphate-dependent aminotransferase, which produces MVRPAERAMGVEYAIRDVVLPARELEKRGIKVIRLNIGDPVKFDFQPPKHMVDAYCKALQEGHNYYGPSEGLPELREAIVEREKRKNGVDITPDDVRVTAAVTEALQLIFGALLNPGENILVPSPSYPPYTGLVKFYAAEPREYLTVEENGWQPDIDDMRKKIDEKTKAIAVINPNNPTGALYEKKTIKEILDLAGEYGLPVISDEIYDLMTYEGKHVSPGSLTKDVPVIVMNGLSKVYFATGWRLGYFYYVDPEGKLDELREAIDKLMRIRLCPSTPAQFAAIAGLTGPMDYLEEYMAKLKERRDYVYKRLTEIPGVSTVKPQGAFYIFPRIEERSKWKNDKEFVLDVLNEAHVLFVHGSGFGEAGEWHFRIVFLPPVEILEEAMNRFEEFMRKRLAE; this is translated from the coding sequence ATGGTCCGTCCAGCCGAGAGGGCTATGGGTGTTGAGTACGCTATCAGGGACGTCGTCCTACCCGCAAGGGAGCTCGAAAAGAGGGGAATAAAGGTCATCAGGCTCAACATAGGCGACCCCGTGAAGTTCGACTTCCAGCCGCCGAAGCACATGGTAGATGCTTACTGCAAGGCCCTCCAGGAGGGCCACAACTACTACGGCCCGAGCGAGGGCCTGCCCGAGCTTAGGGAAGCGATAGTGGAGCGCGAAAAGAGGAAGAACGGCGTTGATATAACCCCCGACGACGTCCGCGTTACCGCGGCTGTTACCGAGGCCCTCCAGCTCATATTTGGCGCGCTTCTGAACCCCGGAGAAAACATACTCGTCCCAAGCCCGAGCTACCCGCCGTACACCGGCCTCGTCAAGTTCTACGCTGCCGAGCCGAGGGAGTACCTCACCGTTGAGGAGAACGGCTGGCAGCCTGACATAGACGACATGAGGAAGAAGATTGACGAGAAGACAAAGGCCATAGCCGTCATAAACCCCAACAACCCGACCGGAGCGCTCTACGAGAAGAAGACCATCAAGGAGATCCTCGACCTCGCGGGCGAGTACGGCCTGCCCGTCATAAGCGACGAGATATACGACCTCATGACCTACGAGGGCAAGCACGTTTCCCCCGGCTCGCTCACCAAGGACGTCCCTGTCATCGTCATGAACGGCCTCTCCAAGGTCTACTTTGCCACAGGCTGGCGTCTTGGCTACTTCTACTACGTTGATCCAGAGGGCAAACTCGACGAGCTCAGGGAGGCGATAGACAAGCTCATGCGCATAAGGCTCTGTCCAAGCACTCCAGCCCAGTTCGCGGCAATAGCCGGTCTTACCGGCCCGATGGACTACCTTGAGGAGTACATGGCAAAGCTCAAGGAGAGGAGGGACTACGTCTACAAGCGCCTCACCGAGATTCCGGGAGTCAGCACCGTCAAGCCGCAGGGAGCGTTCTACATCTTCCCGAGGATCGAGGAGCGCTCGAAGTGGAAGAACGACAAGGAGTTCGTTCTCGACGTCCTCAACGAGGCCCACGTGCTCTTCGTCCACGGCTCTGGCTTCGGAGAGGCCGGCGAGTGGCACTTCAGGATAGTCTTCCTCCCGCCGGTCGAGATACTCGAGGAGGCCATGAACCGCTTCGAAGAGTTTATGAGAAAGAGACTCGCGGAGTGA
- a CDS encoding MoaD/ThiS family protein, with the protein MIKVKVLGRGIEKEVEWREGMTVKDLLKEVGFNTESAIARVNGRIALEDERVEDGAQVEVIPVVSGG; encoded by the coding sequence ATGATTAAGGTGAAAGTCTTGGGAAGGGGGATTGAGAAGGAAGTCGAGTGGAGAGAGGGCATGACTGTCAAGGACCTGCTCAAAGAGGTCGGATTCAACACCGAGAGCGCCATAGCAAGGGTCAACGGAAGAATAGCCCTCGAAGACGAGAGAGTTGAAGACGGGGCGCAGGTCGAGGTAATTCCAGTCGTTTCCGGCGGTTAA
- the topA gene encoding DNA topoisomerase I — protein sequence MATLIIAEKPNVARKIAYALAEGKPVRKTIGKVSYYEFTRDGKKIIVAPAVGHLFSLAPKTKTYGYPVFDIEWVPVYVAEKGKSYAKDYIKALATLAKKADEFIVACDYDTEGEVIGYTALKYACGVDPSKAKRMKFSALTKKDLLKAWYNLEPTINFGMADAGIARHVLDWYWGVNLSRALTSAIKRASGKWMVLSTGRVQGPTLKFLVEREKEIQNFKPTPYWVIKMLLEKNGEQYTAVYEKERILDENEAKRIVEEAKKGPAFVEKVDVKQQNRNPPVPFDLGTLQREAYSAFGYSPKKTLELAQKLYEKGYTSYPRTSSQKLPKNLNFRSIIQNLAKLPEYKPFAHELLGKEKLKPVEGKKEDPAHPAIYPTGELPKQGELTKDEANLYDLIVRRFLALFMEPAVREIMKVIINSNNHRFILSGARTLKEGWLKVYGKYVKFDEVILPPFNEGEPVKVIQIKREKKKTKPPARYSPAAVIKKMEDLGIGTKATRAQILETLYQRGYIEGKKKIKVTPLGMRVVEALEKNVPDIVSVELTRAFEEKMEEIMAGKAKRDEVIEESKEQLIKILKVFKEKELDIGEMLLETTGTGVTTSKTNAKKAGAVKELTEEGEKAVEKAVDTGKRKKPLVVGKCPKCGGDLVIRYNRKTGKRFVGCSNWPKCNVTYPILQRGEVIPTNKTCCNGAPVVKIREKNREYEICLDMNCKDWKR from the coding sequence ATGGCAACTCTCATCATAGCTGAGAAGCCCAACGTCGCGAGGAAGATTGCCTACGCGCTGGCAGAGGGCAAGCCCGTGAGGAAGACGATAGGAAAGGTTAGCTATTACGAGTTCACCCGCGACGGAAAGAAGATAATAGTCGCCCCTGCCGTTGGCCATCTCTTCTCACTCGCTCCGAAAACGAAAACCTACGGCTATCCGGTTTTTGATATCGAATGGGTGCCAGTTTACGTCGCTGAGAAGGGCAAGAGCTACGCGAAAGACTACATCAAGGCCTTAGCTACCCTCGCGAAGAAAGCTGATGAGTTCATAGTCGCCTGCGACTACGACACCGAGGGAGAGGTTATCGGCTACACCGCTCTGAAATACGCCTGCGGTGTTGATCCTTCAAAAGCAAAGCGCATGAAGTTCTCCGCTCTCACCAAAAAAGATCTCCTCAAGGCCTGGTACAACCTCGAACCGACGATAAACTTCGGGATGGCCGACGCTGGAATAGCGCGCCACGTTTTGGATTGGTACTGGGGCGTGAACCTCTCAAGGGCCTTAACCTCGGCAATAAAGCGCGCCAGCGGAAAGTGGATGGTTCTCTCGACTGGTAGGGTTCAGGGGCCGACGCTCAAGTTCCTCGTCGAGCGGGAAAAGGAAATCCAGAACTTCAAGCCTACTCCATACTGGGTCATCAAGATGCTCCTTGAGAAAAATGGGGAGCAGTATACGGCCGTCTATGAGAAGGAGCGCATTCTTGATGAAAACGAGGCAAAGCGCATCGTCGAGGAGGCGAAGAAGGGCCCGGCCTTTGTTGAGAAGGTTGATGTAAAACAGCAGAACAGGAACCCGCCCGTCCCCTTCGACCTCGGAACTCTCCAGAGGGAGGCATACTCCGCCTTCGGCTATTCCCCGAAGAAGACTTTAGAGCTCGCGCAGAAGCTGTATGAGAAGGGTTACACGAGCTATCCGAGGACAAGCTCCCAGAAGCTCCCCAAGAACCTCAACTTCCGCTCCATTATCCAGAACCTTGCCAAGCTTCCTGAGTACAAGCCCTTCGCCCACGAGCTTTTGGGCAAGGAGAAGCTCAAGCCCGTCGAGGGCAAAAAGGAAGACCCTGCGCACCCTGCAATATATCCGACGGGGGAGCTCCCCAAGCAGGGTGAGCTTACGAAGGACGAGGCCAACCTTTACGACCTCATCGTCAGGCGCTTTTTAGCCCTCTTCATGGAGCCGGCCGTTAGGGAGATAATGAAGGTCATAATAAATTCAAACAACCACCGCTTTATCCTGAGCGGGGCAAGAACCCTTAAAGAGGGCTGGCTGAAAGTCTACGGCAAGTACGTCAAGTTCGATGAGGTAATCCTCCCTCCATTCAATGAGGGCGAGCCGGTTAAGGTAATCCAGATAAAGCGCGAGAAGAAGAAGACGAAGCCGCCGGCGAGGTATTCTCCAGCGGCAGTTATAAAGAAGATGGAAGACCTCGGCATCGGGACTAAGGCAACGCGCGCGCAAATCCTTGAGACCCTCTACCAGAGGGGCTACATCGAGGGCAAGAAGAAGATAAAGGTCACCCCCCTCGGCATGCGCGTCGTGGAAGCGCTTGAGAAGAACGTGCCGGACATAGTGAGCGTCGAGCTGACGAGGGCCTTCGAGGAGAAGATGGAGGAGATAATGGCCGGGAAGGCGAAGAGGGACGAAGTCATTGAAGAAAGCAAGGAGCAGCTCATCAAGATACTCAAGGTCTTCAAGGAGAAGGAGCTCGACATCGGGGAGATGCTCCTTGAGACCACAGGAACGGGAGTCACCACGTCAAAAACTAATGCCAAAAAGGCCGGTGCGGTAAAAGAGCTCACCGAAGAGGGAGAGAAAGCAGTTGAAAAAGCCGTGGATACAGGGAAGCGGAAAAAGCCCCTTGTGGTTGGAAAGTGCCCCAAGTGCGGCGGCGACCTAGTAATCCGCTACAACAGGAAGACGGGCAAGCGCTTCGTCGGGTGTTCCAACTGGCCGAAGTGCAACGTCACCTATCCAATCCTCCAGCGCGGAGAGGTTATCCCGACCAACAAGACCTGCTGCAACGGTGCCCCGGTCGTGAAAATCCGCGAGAAGAACCGGGAGTATGAGATCTGCCTCGATATGAACTGCAAGGACTGGAAGCGATAG
- a CDS encoding geranylgeranyl reductase family protein, giving the protein MSWKYDVVVVGAGIAGPIVARNVARAGFSVLLIDKKPAIGTPKQCAEGISIKVFEKYDIPYDKRFINREIYGAKLYSPSGYELEMRYKEVSGVILERKVFDKMLAYYAAKAGADVLARTEATDVIRKDGKIAGIKAKHEGEPVEIYADVIVAADGVESTIARKAGINTYAPPHEFDSSYEYEMLIEGFDPDLIHLWFGNEIAPRGYVWVFPKDEDRANVGIGINSDNPKTAKYYLDKWLKENNIPAKKLLEVNVGIVPVGGFVKELAKDNVVVVGDAARQVNPMHGGGMGEAMNAATIASKWIVRALEEENISLLQNYTREWWETDGKRLEKVLKVRRVTEKLTDEDLDIFIQVLSGADTEKIAGGDYGEVIKALLRHPKVILSPRRIKLLKSLL; this is encoded by the coding sequence ATGAGCTGGAAATACGATGTCGTCGTTGTCGGTGCCGGAATCGCCGGCCCGATAGTGGCGAGGAACGTAGCCAGAGCCGGTTTTTCTGTCCTCCTTATCGACAAGAAGCCTGCGATAGGCACCCCCAAGCAGTGCGCCGAGGGCATAAGCATCAAGGTCTTTGAAAAGTATGACATCCCCTACGATAAGCGCTTCATCAACCGTGAAATCTACGGTGCAAAGCTCTACTCCCCGAGCGGATACGAGCTCGAGATGAGGTACAAGGAAGTTAGCGGCGTCATTCTGGAGAGGAAGGTCTTCGACAAGATGCTCGCCTACTACGCCGCCAAGGCTGGTGCCGACGTTCTCGCGAGAACTGAGGCGACGGACGTCATAAGGAAGGACGGAAAAATAGCTGGAATCAAAGCCAAGCACGAGGGCGAGCCCGTTGAGATTTACGCTGATGTTATTGTCGCGGCCGATGGTGTGGAGAGCACGATAGCGAGGAAAGCGGGCATAAACACCTACGCCCCGCCCCACGAGTTCGACTCAAGCTACGAGTACGAGATGCTCATCGAGGGGTTTGACCCAGACCTGATACACCTCTGGTTCGGCAACGAAATCGCTCCGAGGGGCTACGTCTGGGTCTTCCCGAAGGACGAAGACAGGGCAAACGTTGGCATAGGCATCAACTCCGACAACCCGAAGACTGCAAAGTACTACCTCGACAAATGGCTTAAGGAGAACAACATCCCGGCAAAGAAGCTCCTCGAGGTAAACGTCGGCATCGTCCCGGTCGGCGGTTTCGTTAAGGAGCTCGCAAAGGACAACGTGGTCGTTGTTGGCGACGCGGCAAGACAGGTCAATCCGATGCACGGCGGTGGAATGGGTGAAGCGATGAACGCCGCAACGATAGCGAGCAAGTGGATCGTCAGGGCCCTTGAAGAGGAGAACATCTCCCTCCTCCAGAACTACACCAGGGAGTGGTGGGAGACCGACGGAAAGAGGCTTGAGAAAGTCCTCAAGGTCAGGCGCGTTACAGAAAAGCTCACCGACGAAGACTTAGACATCTTCATACAGGTGCTTAGCGGTGCCGATACCGAGAAGATAGCCGGCGGTGACTACGGGGAGGTCATAAAGGCTCTCCTCAGGCACCCGAAGGTCATCCTCAGCCCGAGGAGGATAAAGCTCCTCAAAAGCCTTCTCTGA
- a CDS encoding DUF362 domain-containing protein gives MAEKIKIIVNEDKCYLCGGCAGVCPALAIEVHSSGWEFLPDKCISCRICIDACPVGALSAEPLEVSE, from the coding sequence ATGGCTGAGAAAATTAAAATAATCGTGAACGAAGACAAGTGCTATCTCTGCGGGGGCTGTGCCGGTGTGTGCCCCGCCCTCGCGATTGAAGTCCACTCAAGCGGCTGGGAGTTCCTCCCGGACAAGTGCATAAGCTGCAGGATATGCATAGACGCCTGTCCGGTTGGGGCGCTCAGTGCCGAACCCTTGGAGGTGAGCGAATGA
- the surR gene encoding sulfur metabolism transcriptional regulator SurR, producing MTEPDIFYILGNKVRRDLLSHLTCTECYFSLLSSKVSVSSTAVAKHLKIMEREGILKSYEKEGPFIGPARKYYDIAISKTYVTTVTPNIFWYRGLDLGEPSLEKAEIDLTHIPTEHENIPQIIDSFLELTGELEKILQVLQAVESRRDRLMKELKEHYLREIGDMTQLAILHYILLSGEATVEELSDRLNLKEREVLVKAQELDKFVPLIIKDNTIKIDRERLRQKLGGESDG from the coding sequence ATGACTGAACCAGACATATTTTACATATTAGGAAATAAGGTGAGGCGCGATTTGCTCAGTCACCTCACCTGCACCGAGTGCTACTTCAGCCTCCTCAGCAGTAAAGTTAGCGTGTCATCAACGGCTGTCGCCAAGCACCTTAAAATCATGGAGCGCGAGGGCATATTGAAGTCATACGAGAAGGAGGGCCCATTCATAGGCCCAGCGAGAAAGTACTACGACATTGCAATCTCAAAGACTTACGTTACCACCGTAACCCCAAACATCTTCTGGTACCGTGGGCTTGACCTCGGGGAGCCGTCCCTTGAAAAGGCGGAGATTGACCTGACACACATACCAACAGAGCACGAGAACATTCCGCAGATAATAGACTCGTTCCTTGAGCTGACAGGAGAGCTTGAAAAGATACTCCAGGTTCTCCAGGCTGTGGAAAGCAGGCGCGACAGGCTCATGAAGGAGCTTAAGGAGCACTACCTCAGGGAAATAGGAGACATGACCCAGCTCGCAATACTGCACTACATCCTCCTCTCCGGGGAGGCCACCGTTGAGGAGCTCAGCGACAGGCTCAACCTCAAGGAGAGGGAAGTCCTGGTCAAGGCCCAGGAGCTGGATAAGTTCGTGCCGTTAATAATAAAAGACAACACTATTAAAATCGACAGAGAAAGACTTAGACAAAAGCTCGGCGGTGAAAGCGATGGCTGA
- the pdo gene encoding protein disulfide oxidoreductase: protein MGLISDADKKVIKEEFFSKLTNPVKIIGFIGKDHCQYCDQLKQVVQELSELTDKLTYEFHDFDSEEGRKVAEQYRIDRAPAITITQDGKDMGVRYFGLPAGHEFGALLEDIVDVSNATTDLMQETKEAIANVERDVRILVFVTPTCPYCPLAVRMAHKFAIENTNAGKGKILGDMVEAIEYPEWADQYSVMAVPKVVIQVDGEDKVQFEGAYPEKMFLEKLLAALE from the coding sequence ATGGGACTGATTAGCGACGCTGACAAGAAGGTTATAAAGGAGGAGTTCTTCTCCAAGCTGACCAACCCTGTCAAGATTATCGGGTTCATAGGCAAGGACCACTGCCAGTACTGCGACCAGCTGAAGCAGGTCGTCCAGGAGCTCAGCGAGCTCACCGACAAGCTCACCTACGAGTTCCACGACTTCGACAGTGAGGAGGGCAGGAAGGTAGCCGAGCAGTACAGGATTGACCGCGCTCCAGCGATTACTATAACCCAGGACGGCAAGGACATGGGCGTCAGGTACTTCGGTCTCCCGGCCGGCCACGAGTTCGGTGCTCTGCTTGAGGACATCGTTGATGTCAGCAACGCCACCACAGACCTCATGCAGGAGACCAAAGAGGCCATCGCCAACGTTGAGAGGGACGTCAGGATACTCGTCTTCGTCACCCCTACCTGCCCGTACTGCCCGCTCGCCGTCAGGATGGCCCACAAGTTCGCCATCGAGAACACCAACGCCGGCAAGGGCAAGATACTCGGTGACATGGTCGAGGCCATCGAGTATCCGGAGTGGGCCGACCAGTACAGTGTCATGGCCGTCCCGAAGGTCGTCATTCAGGTGGACGGAGAGGACAAGGTCCAGTTCGAGGGTGCCTACCCCGAGAAGATGTTCCTTGAGAAGCTCCTCGCGGCTCTGGAGTGA
- a CDS encoding DNA-directed RNA polymerase subunit H encodes MAAKKEFNIFDHVLVPEHRILSEEEKEELLKKYRIRISQLPQIKASDPAVVALGAKPGDVIEIRRKSPTAGYYYYYRLVVED; translated from the coding sequence GTGGCGGCGAAAAAAGAATTTAACATATTTGATCACGTGCTGGTTCCCGAGCACAGAATACTGAGCGAGGAGGAGAAGGAGGAGCTCCTCAAGAAATACAGGATTAGGATTTCCCAGCTCCCGCAGATCAAGGCTTCTGATCCGGCAGTCGTGGCCCTGGGGGCCAAGCCGGGCGACGTCATTGAGATAAGGAGGAAGAGTCCCACGGCGGGTTACTACTACTATTACCGTCTTGTCGTGGAGGACTGA